In Staphylococcus saccharolyticus, the sequence TTGGGTGAAAAGATAGTAGGCATTGGAATTGATATTTGTGAAGTAGACAAAATGAGAAAACTTTTTTTTCAATTTACAAAACAAGAGTTATCTCTCATTTTCACTGAAAAAGAACTGAATTATATTGAACTAAACAAAATGAATTTATTCATTTTGTTTAGTCTGAAAGAGTCTTTAACCAAGGCATTAGGTATAGGATTCAATTCTAAGTTATCAGAACTAAAAAAGATAGAATTTTCTTTGAATGGCAACTACATAGAGAATGTTTCTGTTAAAGAAAATTTTTCTGAGATATTGCATGAGAAAAATGTCATTTTAATCAATTCGGATTTTACAATAACAAGAAATTTGATTATTACTAAAGTATTATTGATAGGTGATAAAGGAGTGTAAGATGAATATTTCCAAAGTACTACTTACTAAAAATTTATATGAAAATCCTCAAAGAATAGCATTTATATATAATGACCAGAAACTAACTTATAAAGAGCTTTATAAAGAGGTACTTAAAAGAGCTAAAAATATGCAATATCAACTAACTGATAAAATGGTATTATTAATACTTGAAAATTCTTTAGACTTTGTTACTAATACACTCGCATTATGGCTAATAGGTAAAAAAATTGTTTTTATTAACAGTAAGTTAGACTATGAGATGATGAATAATATTATAAGTAAATATTCTAGTTTTTCAATACTGACAAAAGAACAACATAAAAAGAAGTTAAATACTGAGAATATTAATAGAGATAATATTTTCAATATTAAAGATTTCGAACATGATATTCCGGAAAATAATAAAAAGGATTTTTTGAAAACTTGTCCAAATACAAAGAGTGAATTTATACTTCATACTTCAGGTAGTAGTGGTATTCCAAAAGGATATGTTCATGATAGCAACAGTATTTTCCACGTGTGTAAAAGTTATGGAGAAAAAATTTTACATCTAACAAAATATGATGTTATATTTTCTCCTTCTAACATGACATTTGCATATGGTTTAGGTAATTCATTATATCTCCCCCTTTATTATGGTGCTACAAGTATTTTGTCATATAATATAGATATTTTAGACAATTTAGAAACTTGTAAAAAAAATAATCCTACCATAATTTTTGGTATCCCTTATATATATAAAGAGTTTATAAAAATTTTTGAGAACTATTTCGTTCCCAATTTAAGCTCAGTAAGATTATTTGTATCAGCTGCTGAAAAAATGGATATGATCACCCAAGAAAAATGGTATAAATATTTCAATCAAAATATTGTTGAAAGTTTTGGGTCCACGGAATTATTACATGTTTATATAAGCAATTCAAAAGAAAAAAACAAGATTGATTCAAATGGTAAATTGCTCGATGGATACTCTATCAAAAAAGAATATATAAATGATAAGCAGTTTGAATTAAACATTAGTGGGCCTAGTAAATTTAAATATCGGGTCAATGATAATGAATGTAAAAAATATTTTAACACTAATGATATTTTTGAAGAAGATTGTAATGGCTATTTATATTTTATTGGTAGAACAGGAACTACATTTAAGAATAAAGGTCTATGGATAGATTTAAAAACTATATATTTGAAGCTGAATCAAAATAATTTAATAGAATATGTTCATGTCACAAAACAAGAAGCAAAAAACACTTTTAAAATCAGAATATTTCTTGTAGCTAAAGATAAGATGTTAAAAAAAGAAATTATAGAAAAATCAGTTAGAAAGGATATTAGAGAGATAGGAGGTATGAATAATTTAAATATAGAAATAATCTTTCTAGATAATATACCTCGTAATGCAAATGATAAAATTAATGAACTAAAACTAAAGGATGATCTTAATTGAAAAAAGTCAATCTAAATGATACTGAAGAAATTAAACATCTTAACGGTACATTACAAATGTTACTTACCCCCTCAAATGGAGGGTCTAACAATATGATAATGGGAATTAGCAAAGTATATCCTAAAGAAATTATAGAAAAACATGTTCATGATTATAGTGATGAATGTTTTTTTGTATTGCAAGGAATCGGTAAAATAGTTTCTGATAAAAAATCTATTTTTTTTAAAAAAGATGATTGCGTATATATTCCTAAAGGTACAAAGCATAAAATATATAATAATACTGATGAAATATTAACAGTACTCTTTTGTTCTTCACCTCTAGCTCCTACTAAAGAACAGGGACATCGTAAACTAAAGGAGGTATAATTGTGAAAAATTTAATTAACAATTTTCCAGAAATAGCAAATACATTTTTTTCAATGACAAATAATATACAAAAATGTTCTGCCTATAGTGAAAAACAAAATGAATTAATATTAATTGGTATTTTTGCATCTCACGGATACGAAAGAGGCTTAAAAACACATGTTATTAGAGCTTTAAACTTAGGCGCAGATAAAGATGAAATATATTCATCGATTGTATTAGGATTACCTGTTGTTGGGATAGTAAATATAAATTCATCATTAGATATTGCAAAGGAGATTATCACTGAAAATGAAAAACTATAAAATAATAGATTTATCTGTTCCTATAGAAGCAAATGATAATGAGCCTTTTGGAGTGAAACATAATTTTTTAGATCATAAAAATGGAGCAAAACAATTTTCACAATTAGTTAATAAAAAATATGATTTAAAAAAAGACGATAAGTGGGATGAACACATTTTCCCCGATAATGAATTCCTGGCTCGAGATATAATTACTATGTCGTGTCACACCGGAACACATATAGATGCTCCATATCATTATGGTAGCAAGTGTGAGGGAAAACCATCTAAAACGGTAGATGATCTCCCTTTAGAATGGTTTATTAACGAAGGTGTTAAATTAGACTTTAGTAATTTAACAGAACCTTATTCCATTACAAAAAAAATGTTAAAACAAGAAATTCTCAAAAAAAATTTAAAAATAAATACTAATACTATTGTATTAATTGAAACAGGATATTCAAAGTTTTGGGGGCTACCTGAATATAAGAATATAAATATTAATATAGAATTAGACGCACTAGATTATATTTTGAATAAAGGAGTTAAAGTTATAGGTATCGATACTTTTGGATTTGATGTATCTTTTCCAAAAATGATTCAGAAATATAATGAGACTAAAGACTCCTCTCACTTATGGCCTACACATTTCTATGGACGAAAAAGAGAATATATACAAATAGAAAGAATGAATAATTTACATTTATTACCTAGTAAAAATTTTATTTTTAATGGCCCTCCTCTAAAAATAATTAATGGAGAAGCAAGTTGGATTAGAGCAAATGCAATATTGATTAAGGAGAATGAAAAATGAAGATTTATAATACTGTGACAATAGAAAAAAATATAGATTTTGTATTTAATAAAACTAATGATATAGATAATTGGAAAAATCTCTTTTCAGAGTACAAAGAAACTGAAGTTTTACTTAGACACAACAATACGCTAATATTTAGATTGAAAAACCTTCATGATAAAGAGTGGATATCTTGGAGAAACATTGACTATAAAAAGAATGTCGCTATAGCTAAACGATTATATCCTATGTTTCCATTCGAATCAATGGATATAAGGTGGGAATATGAGAAATTAAATGAAAATAAAACTAAAATGACTTGGATACAAGAATTTAAACCTCACAAGGATTTCCCTAAAGCTGAAAAAGAAATGAAAGATTTTTTAGATAAAAATACAAAAAAACAACAAAATATCATAAAAGAAAAGTTGGAAAGTAATGAAAAAGTATGGGATTAATTTTAAATTAAACAAGGTATCTAGTAGTGAAATTACAAATGTTTTTATACATGGATTAAATGGTTCTTTATTTCAATGGGAGTACTTTTTAAACATTAATAAAAATTATCTCGTAGTTGATTTACCTAGTCATGGCTTTTCAGATGACATAACTAATTTCAATTTCAAAAAATATACGTTAAAAATAGAAAAATTGATAAAAACTTTAAATCTAAGAGATATCAATTTAATTGGTCATTCCCTGGGAGGAGCATTGGCACTTAATCTTACTAATAGTAAATATATTAATATAAGAAATGTAATATTAATCAATAGTTGTCATATAATGAGAATAAATCCCGCAATAAATTACAAGTCATTTGATGACAAAATACTTAAAAATAAAGAATATACTATACAAAAAAAACTTAAAAATGACATTAATATGTCGAAAGTATGCATTGGAGAAAAACCTATTTATTTTGAAGTTGACAATTTCTCTAATGAATGCAAGTACATATTAATATATAGCAAAAACGATAGAATAATTTCGAGAAGAAAAATTAAAAATTTAGAGTCGATACTTCAAAATTGTATTTCTTATGAATTAATAGGTTCTAACCACTATTCTCATTTAGAAGAGGCGAATAAAGTCAAGAGTATATTAGAAAAACATAAAATATTATAACTTAAGGAAGTGATATAGTGAGAATATTACTAGATAAGATTAATTCTTTAGAATATCAGAAAGAAAAATATCACTTAAATTATTTAAGTGAAAAAGATACAAAATCTTTAATATTAAATTACATTAAGAAAAAATTGAAATGTGACTATATGGTTTACGAAAAAGACTGTAAAGTGTTTATTGGTATAAAACCTATGTATACCGTAAATATAACGAATGAGTGTACAATTATTGATCATAAAAATGAAAATAAAAGAAACTCAGAACTAAATGAAGAAAATATAAATCATCTTGTAACAGAATTATATAATTTAAAGAAGAAAATATCTATCTTTGGCATTATCAATTTTTCTTTGTCTTATAAGATATACGATATAGATAATAAAAATACAGATACACTTGCTTCTTTTTTTGTTCCGGAAATGGAAGTTATAATAGAAAAAGGGAGTATGTATATTAATTATTATAAAGATAACTTATTGAAGGATATTGAGTTTACTGCTAAAAATGATAACTTAGATTTACAGACAAATAATTTTGTTGATAAGACAATAATTTATAAGGACAAAAAAGCATATAAAAGTATCGTTGGAAAGGCGATTGATGATATTAAAGCACTTAATTATTCAAAAGTTATTCTATCTAGAAAAGTTAATATACCTAATAAAGTTAATATGCTTAAAAGCTATTTAATTGGTTTAAATAATAATACTCCAGCTCGGTCATTCTTATTTGAATTTAATGGTTTAGAATCTTTTGGATATAGTCCAGAAACAATATTAGAAGTCAAAGACAATTATGTTTATACATTCCCATTAGCCGGAACTAGAAAACTTGAAGGCAATGAGAATGATTTCTTATTAAAAAATGACTTGAAAAATGACTTGAAAGAGATAGCTGAGCATGCCATGTCTGTAAAATTATCATTTTTAGAAATGGAAAAAATTTGCAATCTCCAAAGTGTCAAAGTAGAAAAGTACATGGATGTTTATGAAAGGGGTTCTGTTCAACATTTAGGATCTATAGTATCAGGACATTTAAAAGAAGATAAAAATTATTATCATGCCATCCAATCTCTTTTTCCAGCAGTTACTTCTACAGGAATACCTAAAAAAGAAAGTCTTCTAGCTATTAACAAATATGAGAATACTCCAAGAGAATTATACAGTGGTGGTATTTTTCTTTTAAACGATAAAGAAGGTCTTGATGTAGCACTTGCTTTACGAAGTGTTTTTCAAAATGATAAGGAAACGTATTTGCGTGCTGGTGCAGGTATTATTAAAAGCTCTAATCCTGAAAGAGAGTTTACAGAGACATGTGAAAAGTTGACCTCAATCATCAACAATATTGTATATTGATGATTTAAATCTGATTTTCTGACATAATCAAGTTAATTAATAATTAACTTGATTGAATCATGGTATCGAATCTCAACAACTACTATAAATAGTTATTGAGATTCTTTTAATTCATTAATAAACTAAATTATTAAATCACACTCTATTTAATCTTTAAAGATAACAGAATTTTTATAAAATTATTATTCTACTTGACTCTCATAACACATTAAATCTAGCTATTAGTATACCTAAGCACCATGATTGTTCTATTGAAAATACATTCAATGATTTAAATCGTTTTTTAGTAATTTAATACTTTTATTTTCAAAACTGTATATGACTATATTAAGAAGGGACTAGGATAATATAAGTACCTTGATTTTTATAAATTAACCAATCAATCCCACTTGACAAAAACGTTACATTTTGCAATTCCTTTTAATTCTATAAACAGTTTGTCTTGTTATATTAACTTCTTTAGCAATTTTACTAATTGCATTGCCTTGTTCTAACATTTCTACAACTCGATGATAGATAATGCGTTTTTGTGGATCTTTTGCATTCGGAGAATACAATAATGGGCGCCCTTTATATACACCTTGTTCTTTCGCAATTTTAATGCCTTGTGCTTGTCTACGCTTGCTTTCATTTCTTTCTTGTTCTGAAACCATCGCTAATATTTGAACGATTAAATCTTTCATAAATTTATCTAACAAAGGATTATCAATGACCTCATTCATCATAGGTAAACTTGTAATCATTAGATGTACGTCTTTTTTCTTTAAATAATTTACAGTTCTGATAATTTCATCATAATTACGACCTAAACGATCAATTGATTCTACGACAAACCGATCTCCCATTCTCACAAAGTTAAGTGCTTCTTGAAATATCGGTCTATTTTCAATAGATTTACCAGATTGCTTTTCTGTAAATATTTTTTCTGCGCCAAATGCTTTTAAATTCTCCCGTTGTCTTTCTAATTTTTGATCGATAGATGATACTCTCGCATAGCCAACAATCATTGATTTCCACCTCGTAATTAATATACACCCTAATCATACGTTTTAGTTGCTATAAATTCAACAACTTTATTTGTGTGATTAGGGTGTACTTATAATTATCAAAAGTAATCTGTGAAGATACTACTTTTCTTTTTGTGCCAAATAACACTGGAAAAAGTTCAGTATTAAAATTAATTTAATGCTTATTAGAAGAGTGTATTGAAGATATACTCGGATATAATCCGCTGTCTAATGAAAAAACATATAAACCGTACAGATTTATAAATGAAAATTGGAAGGATTCATGGGATAACATTACTGAAAGTTAGAGAAGAATAATAAATAGTCCATATAAACAAAGTTAATAAGATATTTTTGCATTTCTCTACTAACCAGTGTTATAATCTAGATAACGAAAATGATTAACAATTAATGCACCAATCCCCACACTACTGCAATAGTGTGGGGATTTTTTCGATGCTGGCTTATAAAGTCGCCTATTAATTATTTGTTGCGTTTACTAAGCCAATAAGTATAATACGCAACAGCACAGCCACTGATGACTGGTGCTATGATGTGAACGAAAATGATTAGCAAAGTAATGCACCTCCTCTCTTCGTCAATTGACGCCTGAGAGATAGGCGACTCATATATTATATCATCTCTGAATATTCGATAATAGATAACTTCCGATATGTGATTTTATGTTATGCATTGATATTTATTTCTACAAAATCCAGAGACAAAAAAGATAATTTATAAGTATATTTCAAGTTTATTATAGTGCTTAAATACATCTCAAATAAGTAAATAAGTGTACTTAATTTAACCGTCTCTTTGACAGACAATTAAAATGAGTATAATGACACATTGTGTAGGTTACACAACTCTAAACTGAAAACAAGATAAAAAATTAAACTAAAAAGAAAGAAATAGTTTGAATAACAACTTGTGCAATCCATCCAGGAACTCCAATGCTCTTTAACCAATCTGTAGCAGCCTCTTCAATACTACCTGTAAAATTTGGTTTGTCAAATACAACTTATCATTAATTTATAGGAGAAAAAACATGGTACTTTTAATTTACGAAATCTTATTATTTTTAATAATTTCATTCTCATATTTTTTAATTCAAAATGGTTTTATGGAAATACATTTTGGAATCTTCGCTTCAATATTCGGAATGTTTACAGCAAATTTGTTTATGTATTACATGCTTCTATATAAAAGTCCAGAATACAAGGACAAGAAAACATTAAACATTTTTATAAACTTAATCAATCTAGTAATAATTATTGTTAGTCTAATAATGCTAATTTTGTTAACCATAAAATTAATACAGAATTAGCATTGAAATTATTTTATTGATGTTGTTTTTTTAAACTCTTAACCATCCCAAAAATAAGTAAGGGTAAAAAATATTTTAATCTCTCTTTGATTAAAATATTTGATTAAATAGTCTAATAATTTAACAATAGGCCATGAGAAAGATGCAGAAATTGTTAACAATTTAGAACAAGGATTATATCGAAAACGTATGTTAAGTTACGGTGAACCGCTTAAACAAAAACATAAACTTTTTAAATTTAGATGATGCTGAAGATGGTAATTTAATTCAAACAAATGATAAAGATAAAACAACTAATGAAAAAGAAAAAGTACATTCAATTACAACAATTTGGAATTTTGAAAAGCAAAATTACTTCTTAAAAAAATGTAGAGTTAGCGAAAAAATTATTAACTTTTTGAAAGACTTTTATAAAAATGACTACCTTATTTATTGATTTTGTCTCCCAAATGGCTACCTTCTTAGGTAGCCATTTGGGAGACAATTTTAAAATTAGGGGGTGTTTTTGTATCTATATGGTAGCCATTTTTTAGTTTTACCTCGGATTTATACACAGATTTAGGAATCCTTTTTGACACTGTCAAATAAACCATCTCTAACGAAAATGGATACCGAATGGAGACGTTTTTGTGTAGGATTTCCTTATGCTCTTAAAAATACTAAAGTTGCATTATACATCTATTTCTCCAGTTTTTAGTTTTTCTATTAAGAAGATTCATCAATATAAAAACTTCATTTGGCCTTTTAAAAGTTTTGAAAAATAAATTTTAAAGTACTTTATAGCTTCTCTGTTGAACGAAAAAATTTCAATTGGTTTTTCGTGGAAAAATTAAATTTCCTAGAAAAGGCTTAAAATGCAAAATAAAAAGACTACTCAAAAAATGAGTAGTCGAAGAATTACTTCATGTTAAAAGACTTAATGATGAATGCGGATAATACTATATTTTTTACTTTAACACTTATTTATTTTTAGTTCATTCAAAAACTATTCAATGGTGAGATTTTTTGTTTTTTTGAAACGAATTTATGCAAAAGTTTAGTTTGTAAAATGAAATTATATTTATTTAGCTCACATTTGCGTTTTAAGAACCAATATAAGTTTTAGGTAAATAATACTCATCTTAATTCTTTAAAATTCAAAATAAAGACATTTAAGATTTAAATAATATTTGTGATAAAGCTTTTGAAAAAGAGTTGCTTCTTTATTTTTTGAGTACTTTAATTTTATTTATTGGTTGGTCAAAAGATATTAAATGATACATTTATGACGAGAAAATTTATTGATGTAGAGGAAAATTTTTAATTAAACTTAAAGACTGTTAAGACTTCGGAGGCTCAACGTCAATAAGGTAACTTTGATTAATAAGTTCTCACCTTTGGTGCTTTATAGTTCTTTATAAATTCTTCGATTTCTTTGAAAGATTTTGAAAATAGTATTTTATTTCTATCTTCTTGAGTTAAAAATTCGTTTGAAACCATTTGATCGTAGAATTGTTCGATAAGGGAATAATAGTTATTTGTGTTGAAAAAGATACATGGGTTATTGTTTTGTCCAACTCTTGACCATGATACAACTTCAGTTATTTCTTCTAGAGTTCCTGGACCACCTGGAAGTGCTATACATACGTCCCCTTTTTCTAAAATAACTTCTTTTCTTTCTGACATACTTTCTACGATTATTAGTTCGTCTAACTTGTCATGTGCTAGTTCTCTTTGTTGTAAGAACGTAGGCATTACACCGATTGTTTTTCCGTTATTATGTATTACAGTATTTGCAATTGTTCCCATTAATCCTGCATTCCCGCCACCGAAAACTAAAGTGTGATTATTTTTAGCTATCCATTCACCTAATTGAATTGCATTATTTTCGTATTCTTTTTTGTTTCCTTTGCTTGCTCCACAATAAACTATAATATTCATTTTTATTACTCCTTTTTTCTTATGTTATTAAACTAGGAGGGACCATTTTGAAACGAGTAAAACGAGTTTCTTCTTGTCTTGATACTATATAGAAATAGCTCAATAACACACCTCCAAAAAGTTGAGTTCTCAATCTATCTTTCTTGATTAATATTCTAAGGTTTTTAAGAAGTTCTTTTTTATCTCCTGTTTTAACAATGATACTATGATGTATTTTTATTCTCACAAATTATTTAAATTTTTCATGGAAAATATTGTACTTAGATATGTTTTGACGACGCATATTTAACGCATGTTTTTCTTCTAGTTCTGATTTAATCGATTGCATTAAATAACCTTGCATAGCTTCAACAGATTCATTTTTTTGTAATAACATAGCTTTAAAACGTTTTAAGACACTGACAATTTCAAACTCAACTTCTTCTAAACGATAATATGTATCATGTGTATTATTAAAAGATTTCTTTCCTTTAAGTAAGATACTTTTAATAATACGAATCTCTCTAATTTCAAAATTGCTTAGATAATCTTTAATTTGATTTGGTAGTTCTTCGAGTATTTGAAATTTTAAAGCATCATTATTAAATTTAGTATTTTTATGATTTGTATGATTCGAATATGTTTTGGTTGAAGTATCATTCAAGTCATTCATATCATTATTATTAGTCTTTATATGGTCAGTATTATTAAGTTCAGTATCATTATTGTATTCTTTTGATATGTCATGAGATATCTTATTAATATTTCTTGACGTATCATTATCATATTTCTGGATGTATGATAATGATACGTCCTTGTTATATCGGTCTTCTACATCATTTTCTTGTTTTAAAATATAGTATACGTCAGTCTCTGTTACTTCCGGCTTTTTAATATATAATTTATTAGGTTTATTTAAACCAACTCTTATTTGACTAAATAAATTAGCTTGAGCTAATTCTTTTTTTATTTTTGATAATTTATTTGGACTACTAATATTTAATATCGACTTGAGTTTTTCATTGGTATAAATAAAAAATATATCTCCATTTTCATCTACCCAGTTATTTCTTATAGATAAATCTAAACGATCTCTCAATATCGACCAAGTTATTTTGGCATCATTAGACAAATTAGTATATTTAGGATTAGTAAAAAATACTTTAGGTAATTGATAGAATTTCTCTTTTTGGATTTCTTTAATGTTAAAGTTTGACATAGAAAAACCTCTTTCATATTTAAGTTTTGAAAAGAGGTAATAAAAAAGTTATAAGTATGTTTATATGTATTCGACTTGCACTAATAATTCTTAGTATATATAATAAGATTATAACAACTATATAAACAAACAAAGCACTTGTTTTATTACCGAAGAGACTTGACTATTCCCGTAGTCAGGTCTCTTTATATATTTATAGTAACACTTTTTAAAGGTTTGTTAAATTGTTTATATGCATTTGATTGTATGTATTTTAAAAATAATATTCTCATATACAGAAGTCTATAATATATATAACGTATAAACCTATATAACACCAGATATATCAAGTATAAATGATATATATATGCGAAACGATTTTTATACGATTATATGTAAAACTATATATAAATTTTCTATAAAACAATGTACTTACAAGTATAGAAGGTATATAATGGTATAAATATTATATATAATTATATGGAGGCATTATATGAAGAGTATGAAGCAAATCGCTGATGAATTAAACGTAACAAAGATGACTGTTTATAATAATGCTAAAAAAGCAAATGTGAAATTTCAAAAGATTGAAAACGTAAATTATTTATCTGCCGAAGATGAAATTATAATAGCTAATAGAATTAAAAAAAATCAAAATAAAAGTGATTACTTCGATAATGAAAAAAAGGTAGAAACCAAACCCAACAATGATAGTTCTGTAAAAGATGAAACGATAAAGCATTTATATAACCAACTAGATATATATAAAGAGCAGTCAAACAGAGATAAAGAACAGATAAAGACATTGAATAGACTTCTAGAAAATCAACAAATATTAGCTTTAGAAAGTAATAAAAAGATTCAAAAACTAGAAAGTCAATTAGAAGAAGAAAAACAGCTTAATTATTCTTTTGATACATCGACTAATGATAGACAGAATATTAATCTGCAAGAAGCAACTTTTACTGAAGAATCTCAAAATATCAACCAACAACAAAAGAAACGCCAACCAACAGACATAGAAATTGAAAATAATGATGTCAATAAAGAGAAGAAAAACGGAGAAGAAGCAACACCTAAAAAAGGACTTTGGAACCGCCTGTTTGGTAATTAATGATAAGTAAAAGGGACGACAAATTATAAACTTATTGTCCTTTTTATAAAGAAACTTTCTGATAATCGTAGCCTATGTAAAGGGTTCTGTTGCAAAGTTAATTTTATAGTATAATTTTAACAAAAAAAGGAGCCTTCTCTATGAATTATTTTAGATATAAGAAATTTAATAAAGACGTAATCACTGTAGCCGTTGGCTACTACCTAAGATACGCACTTAGTTATCGTGATATATCTGAAATATTAAGCAAACGTGGTGTTAACGTTCATCATTCAACGATCTACCGTTGGGTTCAAGAATATGCTCCTATTTTGTATCAAATTTGGAAGAAAAAGCATAAAAAAGCCTATTATAAATGGCGTGTTGATGAGACATACATCAAAATAAAAGGAAAATGGTGCTATTTATATCGTGCAATTGATACAGATGGTCATACATTGATATTTGGTTACATAACAAACAAGATAATCATTCAGCATATGCGTTTATTAAATGACTTATTAAACAATTTGGTAAGCCTCGAATGATGATTACCGACCAGGCACCTTCAACGAAGGTGGCAATGTCTAAATTGATTAAAAATTTTAAACTTAAACCTAACTGTCATTGTACTTCTAAATATCTTAATAACTTCATTGAGCATAATCACCGTCATATTAAAGTGAGAAAGAAAGACAAGGTATCAAAGTATCAATATGGCAAAGAATATTTTAAAAGGTATTGAATGTATTTACGGTCTATATAAAAGAATTGTAGGCTTCTTCAGATTTATGGATTTTCGCTGTTCTACGAAATTAGTCACATGTTGGTCAGTTAAGAGAACACTACCATGTTAAAATGATAATCAGTTATACTTTTTCTGACTTTGCAACAGAACCAGTGAAAATATGTTCTCCTACATTTACAATTGATGTATTTCGCGATAATCTATTAATGAAATAACTAATGAAAACATGTAAAAAAACCTCCAACCGTCGCCTCGGTATGGGAGGTTTTTTTACATGTTTTCATTAGTTATTGTGTTTGTTCTTAAGGTGTACAATGTACATCATTATAAGTTCACTCAGCACATTAGATATAAGTGTACTCAAGAATAACATTAATGTATATAATATTTATTTTGATTCATAAATAATTCAGCTGATGACTTCTATCTTATTAATTTTATTGGAATATTAAATAGAAATAATAGTAAATATCTAATTAACTAATATAAACAATTACAAAGAATTTTCCCTAAATATATATTTGATCAAGAACCTAATGATGGTAAGTAGAAGTAAAGTTAAGGTCAGAAAAAGTGGGATATAAAAAATAAATCCTAAAAGATTACAACGTATAGTT encodes:
- a CDS encoding 4'-phosphopantetheinyl transferase superfamily protein; amino-acid sequence: LGEKIVGIGIDICEVDKMRKLFFQFTKQELSLIFTEKELNYIELNKMNLFILFSLKESLTKALGIGFNSKLSELKKIEFSLNGNYIENVSVKENFSEILHEKNVILINSDFTITRNLIITKVLLIGDKGV
- a CDS encoding AMP-binding protein, giving the protein MNISKVLLTKNLYENPQRIAFIYNDQKLTYKELYKEVLKRAKNMQYQLTDKMVLLILENSLDFVTNTLALWLIGKKIVFINSKLDYEMMNNIISKYSSFSILTKEQHKKKLNTENINRDNIFNIKDFEHDIPENNKKDFLKTCPNTKSEFILHTSGSSGIPKGYVHDSNSIFHVCKSYGEKILHLTKYDVIFSPSNMTFAYGLGNSLYLPLYYGATSILSYNIDILDNLETCKKNNPTIIFGIPYIYKEFIKIFENYFVPNLSSVRLFVSAAEKMDMITQEKWYKYFNQNIVESFGSTELLHVYISNSKEKNKIDSNGKLLDGYSIKKEYINDKQFELNISGPSKFKYRVNDNECKKYFNTNDIFEEDCNGYLYFIGRTGTTFKNKGLWIDLKTIYLKLNQNNLIEYVHVTKQEAKNTFKIRIFLVAKDKMLKKEIIEKSVRKDIREIGGMNNLNIEIIFLDNIPRNANDKINELKLKDDLN
- a CDS encoding cupin domain-containing protein; this translates as MKKVNLNDTEEIKHLNGTLQMLLTPSNGGSNNMIMGISKVYPKEIIEKHVHDYSDECFFVLQGIGKIVSDKKSIFFKKDDCVYIPKGTKHKIYNNTDEILTVLFCSSPLAPTKEQGHRKLKEV
- a CDS encoding carboxymuconolactone decarboxylase family protein, coding for MKNLINNFPEIANTFFSMTNNIQKCSAYSEKQNELILIGIFASHGYERGLKTHVIRALNLGADKDEIYSSIVLGLPVVGIVNINSSLDIAKEIITENEKL
- a CDS encoding cyclase family protein, translating into MKNYKIIDLSVPIEANDNEPFGVKHNFLDHKNGAKQFSQLVNKKYDLKKDDKWDEHIFPDNEFLARDIITMSCHTGTHIDAPYHYGSKCEGKPSKTVDDLPLEWFINEGVKLDFSNLTEPYSITKKMLKQEILKKNLKINTNTIVLIETGYSKFWGLPEYKNININIELDALDYILNKGVKVIGIDTFGFDVSFPKMIQKYNETKDSSHLWPTHFYGRKREYIQIERMNNLHLLPSKNFIFNGPPLKIINGEASWIRANAILIKENEK
- a CDS encoding SRPBCC family protein — translated: MKIYNTVTIEKNIDFVFNKTNDIDNWKNLFSEYKETEVLLRHNNTLIFRLKNLHDKEWISWRNIDYKKNVAIAKRLYPMFPFESMDIRWEYEKLNENKTKMTWIQEFKPHKDFPKAEKEMKDFLDKNTKKQQNIIKEKLESNEKVWD
- a CDS encoding alpha/beta hydrolase yields the protein MKKYGINFKLNKVSSSEITNVFIHGLNGSLFQWEYFLNINKNYLVVDLPSHGFSDDITNFNFKKYTLKIEKLIKTLNLRDINLIGHSLGGALALNLTNSKYINIRNVILINSCHIMRINPAINYKSFDDKILKNKEYTIQKKLKNDINMSKVCIGEKPIYFEVDNFSNECKYILIYSKNDRIISRRKIKNLESILQNCISYELIGSNHYSHLEEANKVKSILEKHKIL
- a CDS encoding salicylate synthase, translated to MRILLDKINSLEYQKEKYHLNYLSEKDTKSLILNYIKKKLKCDYMVYEKDCKVFIGIKPMYTVNITNECTIIDHKNENKRNSELNEENINHLVTELYNLKKKISIFGIINFSLSYKIYDIDNKNTDTLASFFVPEMEVIIEKGSMYINYYKDNLLKDIEFTAKNDNLDLQTNNFVDKTIIYKDKKAYKSIVGKAIDDIKALNYSKVILSRKVNIPNKVNMLKSYLIGLNNNTPARSFLFEFNGLESFGYSPETILEVKDNYVYTFPLAGTRKLEGNENDFLLKNDLKNDLKEIAEHAMSVKLSFLEMEKICNLQSVKVEKYMDVYERGSVQHLGSIVSGHLKEDKNYYHAIQSLFPAVTSTGIPKKESLLAINKYENTPRELYSGGIFLLNDKEGLDVALALRSVFQNDKETYLRAGAGIIKSSNPEREFTETCEKLTSIINNIVY